The Zerene cesonia ecotype Mississippi chromosome 14, Zerene_cesonia_1.1, whole genome shotgun sequence genome window below encodes:
- the LOC119831842 gene encoding pupal cuticle protein 36-like has protein sequence MKLFVIAACIAVASAGRLEHLERSYLPPDSPNSLSGGFNSNSGSQNGFGSGHLGSSTRGSQGFNQDSNGFGHGGSSFNDGFDSQGSNGFGSHGGSNGLAAHTHGTGFNSNQGFGSNGFGSNGALNAADLKQYLPPDQPSSGSIRGFSGSSIKPACSTCGFARQQYSQNQYNSQVPSTQYGQPQFGALSQSGNGFGSAPRSSFEANRQYLAPKAQDIPQQPFDEQTGYHY, from the exons ATGAAACtg TTTGTCATCGCCGCTTGCATCGCAGTCGCCTCAGCCGGCCGTCTGGAACACCTCGAGCGTTCCTACCTTCCACCAGACAGCCCCAACTCGCTTTCCGGAGGTTTTAACTCCAATAGCGGCTCCCAAAATGGATTTGGTTCTGGACATTTAGGATCCAGCACTCGGGGATCCCAGGGTTTCAACCAGGACTCGAACGGTTTTGGCCACGGTGGATCTTCTTTCAACGATGGCTTCGATAGCCAGGGATCCAATGGCTTTGGGTCACACGGGGGGTCTAATGGACTAGCCGCGCATACGCATGGAACCGGTTTCAATTCCAACCAAGGTTTTGGCTCCAATGGTTTCGGCTCTAATGGCGCTTTGAATGCCGCTGACTTGAAGCAATACCTGCCCCCTGACCAGCCCTCATCTGGTTCTATCCGTGGATTCTCTGGATCTTCCATCAAAC CTGCCTGCTCCACCTGCGGTTTCGCTCGCCAGCAGTACTCCCAGAACCAGTATAACTCCCAAGTCCCCAGCACCCAATACGGTCAGCCACAGTTCGGAGCTCTCTCTCAGAGCGGCAACGGTTTTGGATCAGCACCTCGCAGCTCCTTCGAAGCTAACCGTCAGTACTTGGCGCCCAAAGCCCAGGACATTCCCCAGCAACCCTTCGACGAGCAGACCGGCTACCATTACTAA
- the LOC119831947 gene encoding pupal cuticle protein 27-like, which translates to MLNLATFASLLAFSAAGLLPTPASPGGTYLPPNGPAAQSATYLPPGGNTRAQQAVERNAAVLRLDQEVGEEGFRYVYETSNNIQAEEAGDSTQTKGGFSYKGDDGKTYSITFTAGEGGYQPQGDHLPVPPPTPQEILLALEQNARDEAAGIYDDGQYHPEASENEGSSNFGSANRQGSFDSKSGYSY; encoded by the exons atgttgaactTG GCCACTTTCGCATCTCTCCTGGCATTCAGCGCAGCTGGTCTTCTACCGACACCTGCATCACCAGGTGGAACATACCTACCGCCCAATGGGCCTGCAGCTCAAAGCGCCACCTACCTACCACCTGGAGGCAACACGCGGGCCCAGCAGGCCGTGGAGAGAAATGCAGCTGTCTTGAGATTGGATCAAGAAGTTGGTGAAGAAG GTTTTCGCTACGTATACGAAACGTCAAACAACATCCAAGCTGAAGAGGCAGGTGATAGCACTCAGACGAAGGGAGGTTTCTCCTACAAAGGCGATGATGGCAAGACCTACTCCATCACGTTTACAGCTGGAGAGGGAGGTTACCAGCCGCAAGGTGACCATCTGCCAGTACCGCCACCTACTCCTCAGGAAATCCTGTTGGCTTTAGAACAGAACGCCCGCGATGAGGCTGCAGGCATATACGATGATG GCCAATACCACCCAGAAGCATCTGAAAATGAAGGATCTTCAAATTTCGGCTCTGCCAATAGACAAGGCAGCTTTGACTCCAAGTCTGGCTATTCTTACTAa